CTGTACCACAAGGCAAAAAGAAACCAAAAGGATGGTGATTTTTGGATATAAAAATAAACGTGCCACCATTAGTGACACGCTTATCATATAAGCAAGGTTGTTAAAGAACTTATATCAGTATAACAGCCTTACTCTTCGACTTTAGAACCCCCTTGGGCAAGCTGGGTCCAGTTCTCTCCCCCGTCTTCAGTATAATAAATCGCCTCTTGGAATGTCCCTACAGCCATGATTTGCTCATGTTCGGGGTGTACGGCAATGTGAGCGACAGCATCCTGCGGTTGTACCTCTAACTGGCGTTGTTCCCAGGTCTCTCCAAAGTCTGTCGTCACTGCTAAGCCTTCATCTTCTGACTCCTCTTCCATCATTCTATAGGCGAGGAAGGTGCCCTCCTCTGAAAGAGCCTGACTAGAGACAATGGTATAATCTGTTGGTTGAAGTTCCCATGTGTCTCCAGCATCAAAGGATTCGTATACACCCTGAGCTGTTCCTGCTAGAATATGGTCAGCATCGCTTGGGTTGGTTACAAGTGTATAGATGGCGGTCCAATCTTGAAGTAAACCTTCGGGTTCTACTTGTTCCCAACTATCGCCTGCGTCATGGGAACGATATAATCCAGCTGCCTCGCCATAAGTGTTAATCGCGTACACTACATTCGTATCATTGCTATGTGGCGTTAAGACATGAAAATCGACTTCCCCCTGTAATCCGATTTGTTCCCATGTTTGGCCACCATTCGTGCTCTTCATTACCCCTAATGGGTCTCCTAAATCAGATGCTTCGGCAGGGTGCCCACTCGTAATGAAAGTATTCTCATCTATTACGGCAAATCCCATAAAATCATGGTGGAATTCTTCTGCACCTTGTACATGCCATTCATTCGTTTCAGTATGAATACGAATAAGCCCATAGTGGCTGGCTAACAATAATTGTTCTGGGTGAAGAGGATCGAAGCTCAATCCGTGTATATGCGAGAAAGACTCAACGGCTTCACCAGGCATTTTACTATCTTGACCCTCTTGGTCGTTGTTTGCACTGTCTTGACCTTCTTGGTCGTTGTTGACACTACCTTCCTCTTCATGGCCCTCAACGCCCTCCTGTGTTTCCGGCTCAACGTCCTGACCGGCACAAGCGGTAAGTGTCAACAATCCGAGTGCTACGATTAGGTATGCTATTATTTTCGTGGATCTCATGGTACGTCCTCCCTTCAGTATATAAAACATATCGCAAATGAAGCATGCTTGTATATGCTTCCATTATACCCGTTCACCTCCATGTGTTCATCCCGTTATTATGTAAATTTTGTGAAGGCATTAACTGCATTGTAGCAAAAAAAACCCAGCGTACTGCTGGGTTCTCTTTAAGTTACGCTCACTTCGATTATATCTTGTGACATAGGTGTGATAACCTAAACGTGACATAAAACGATCTACATTTTAAACGGATCTTTTTGGAATAACATGATCGGCATCTTGAATACGTACGCTGTTACAACAAAAATACCGCAAGCCATTCCTAGCATGGCAATAAAGCTATGCACCGATAGTCCTCCAACACCCGCAACGACGTTAGCAATGTTACATCCGGGTGCAATACGGGAAGCAATCCCCATCAGCAGACCTCCAATAATAGGGTAAGGTAAACGGTTTAGACGAGGAACCCTAATCTTGAAGGACTTACTGAGTAACGCTGAAACAAAAGCACCAACAATCACAAAGATCACAAGGAACTCTTCGGGCCCTAACCCAACAGTCGGGTGTTGGGCGAACAGGGTAGAGAAGTACAGGTTATTTAAAATGTGCTCCTCTCCTATGATAAAGGATAATATTGTCCCAGCAATCCTCGTTTCAGGTCCTGTAATGCTAATAGAAGACAGTAAAACAAACTGAGCTGTTGCTGCTACACCCATCACAAAACCGACGAAACGAATATCCCAATGCGATTTCGTTAGCATGTTGCCATCTTTAAAATCTTGGAACGTATTTTTGACGCCATGCCAGAAACCATGCCAACCGAACCTGAGCAAAGTGGGCACTAAGATGAGTGATACGATCAGGGCGGAAAGCAGTAGATAAGGGATCGGAAGAACGTCATACAGTGTAATGCCGTCTGTCCATGTTAACGGCTCTAGTACATAGTCGATGGCGTAAGGATCATAGACGTATGCGAATAACACATTACCGACGAGCATAGCCAAGATGACAATCCAGAACTGTATATACCCCATACCGGCGCGATAGAGTGCACCTGAAGCACAGCTCCCCGCAATGGTCATCCCTATGCCGAATAAAAAGCCTCCTAATAAATTGGTTAGGCCAATATCTAGCGACCAAATGTGAGCGACACTTGCTTGTCCCATCCCAAAGGTTAAGGCGATACCCCAACCTAGAACCGCCGTGGCCATTAATACGAGCATCCCTTTACCTACACGGGTATCTCTCACACTGACCCAATCTCTGAAGGAGGCCACAAAACAAAAGTCTGCTTTCTGTAATAAAAAGCCATATATAAAGCCAAATATACATGCGATCATTAATGCTTCTAAAGTAAACAAAAGACCATTCACCTCCATAGAAAAAGGCAGTCACCAAGAGACGCTGCCTTTCTCTACCTATTTTCACTTCATTGGTATCCTTTTTTATACTCTTAAATAAACGATTGCGGTTTGCAATTGTAAGCGATTGCCGTTACCCAGGAAACCTGAATACTTCAAGGTCCTATTTCTTCTTCATATAGATATGGTAGGTTCCGTTACTCTCTACGATCCCTAAGACGTCTGCAATCCCGTTCATTTGAACGGCTGCCGGAACAGTCTTTGTGGCAATAGAGTGATCTGTTGACTCAACTACAATCTCACCAGACTGCGCTTTTTTCAATGCCGCAAGTGCTATATTCAAAGTGTGGGGACAAACCTCTCCCATACCATCCACCTCATGGTCAATGTGTAGTGCTTCTAACTCTGCTTGTGACATACTCATGATAGTTCCTCCTTGTTAATAGCTCAAAATGTTTAAGGCTTTTATTCAATATCTGTACTTTCACTGTTACCGTATTCAGCCCATGAACCCTCGTAGTTAACAAGATCTTCAAAACCTAATAAGCGTAGCGTAAAGTACGTGTGCGCCCCTCTTACGTTTGTCTGACAGTATGAGACAATTTGCTTATCAGCTGTAATGCCGTTAGATTCATAGAGTTCATATAGCTCAGCTGCTTCTCGGAAATAAGGCACACCATCATCTTGTAAGCTTTGGTTCCACTCAATGTTGACTGAACCTGGGATATGTCCCCCACGTTCTGCTCTAACATTCTCACCTGTATGCTCTTCCTCTGAGCGTGTATCAAGAAACACGACTGAGTCACGATCTTCGTTTAGCTTGTCTTGAACTTGGCCTAGGTCACAAACAAGGTCCTCGTTCAACTCAACCGCAAACGTGGTATCTTCTATTTCCGGTACATCTGATGTCACTTCTTTTTCTTCGACTAACCAAGCGGAATAGCCACCATTTAATATTTTTACGTCCTCATGACCGTAATACTCTAACGCATAAAAGAGACGTGTCGCACTTAGGCTATTCCCTTCATCATATA
The genomic region above belongs to Caldalkalibacillus salinus and contains:
- a CDS encoding F510_1955 family glycosylhydrolase, which encodes MRSTKIIAYLIVALGLLTLTACAGQDVEPETQEGVEGHEEEGSVNNDQEGQDSANNDQEGQDSKMPGEAVESFSHIHGLSFDPLHPEQLLLASHYGLIRIHTETNEWHVQGAEEFHHDFMGFAVIDENTFITSGHPAEASDLGDPLGVMKSTNGGQTWEQIGLQGEVDFHVLTPHSNDTNVVYAINTYGEAAGLYRSHDAGDSWEQVEPEGLLQDWTAIYTLVTNPSDADHILAGTAQGVYESFDAGDTWELQPTDYTIVSSQALSEEGTFLAYRMMEEESEDEGLAVTTDFGETWEQRQLEVQPQDAVAHIAVHPEHEQIMAVGTFQEAIYYTEDGGENWTQLAQGGSKVEE
- a CDS encoding YeeE/YedE family protein, which encodes MEVNGLLFTLEALMIACIFGFIYGFLLQKADFCFVASFRDWVSVRDTRVGKGMLVLMATAVLGWGIALTFGMGQASVAHIWSLDIGLTNLLGGFLFGIGMTIAGSCASGALYRAGMGYIQFWIVILAMLVGNVLFAYVYDPYAIDYVLEPLTWTDGITLYDVLPIPYLLLSALIVSLILVPTLLRFGWHGFWHGVKNTFQDFKDGNMLTKSHWDIRFVGFVMGVAATAQFVLLSSISITGPETRIAGTILSFIIGEEHILNNLYFSTLFAQHPTVGLGPEEFLVIFVIVGAFVSALLSKSFKIRVPRLNRLPYPIIGGLLMGIASRIAPGCNIANVVAGVGGLSVHSFIAMLGMACGIFVVTAYVFKMPIMLFQKDPFKM
- a CDS encoding sulfurtransferase TusA family protein; protein product: MSMSQAELEALHIDHEVDGMGEVCPHTLNIALAALKKAQSGEIVVESTDHSIATKTVPAAVQMNGIADVLGIVESNGTYHIYMKKK
- a CDS encoding sulfurtransferase, with product MRKPTYTLLTLFVAMALIVSACADSETSNEAATERDYANPELLVSPDWLDAHQDDENLRIVDMREEGYDTDHIPNAVHLGSWRELVDADHEVEGYLVGPQDFEQIMSQLGIDGDTTVVIYDEGNSLSATRLFYALEYYGHEDVKILNGGYSAWLVEEKEVTSDVPEIEDTTFAVELNEDLVCDLGQVQDKLNEDRDSVVFLDTRSEEEHTGENVRAERGGHIPGSVNIEWNQSLQDDGVPYFREAAELYELYESNGITADKQIVSYCQTNVRGAHTYFTLRLLGFEDLVNYEGSWAEYGNSESTDIE